One genomic segment of Actinoplanes ianthinogenes includes these proteins:
- a CDS encoding serine/threonine-protein kinase, with product MGRTERNGHVGSLRIAGRYRLVEKLGTGGMSVVWRGYDETLGREVAVKVLSSQLAEDRTFRDRLRQEALAAARLCHPHITGVYDFGEALLTDQRLTVPYVVMELNDGESVGARIGRQGSLDWREAVMVCAEVASALATAHARGVVHRDVTPANVMLTGSGAKVVDFGISAVVGQRDAGPDGSLLGTPAYLAPERLAGAQVSAATDVYALGLLLYRALTGRMPWPAESTAEALRAHLYADPDPVPDLPGMPPAVADLCLRCLAKDPADRPPSAELARALAATVGVRPIIPPLRPGELSTVPAVPAARGVAPAPADGKGRLGGTQVLKLRLRAGLRIGALLRLGRVRPLGGGVFVGSRPRRNRPAAARNRLSAVAALASVVLLAGSALSWSARREAADAGRSSASAAGPASGGGAVQRVRCAVRYQVRRDSGGTFEARLTVQTTGGTNGWRVDFSFPGGQRLAGTPKSVAQRGRHVMIHGQGRSRVVTLRGGYRERNPLPLSFAMNGHPCRAEVLGSVSEPAPVADDSVSAASAEDRPGPEETIRKRKRPSSRPGTGSRKPQPPPPPAGRSQPPPAKRGGGFSLAL from the coding sequence ATGGGGCGTACGGAGCGAAACGGTCATGTGGGATCGCTTCGTATCGCCGGGCGTTATCGCCTCGTCGAGAAGCTCGGCACCGGTGGCATGTCCGTGGTCTGGCGTGGTTACGACGAGACGCTGGGCCGTGAGGTCGCGGTCAAGGTGCTCTCCTCGCAGCTGGCCGAGGACCGCACGTTCCGGGACCGGCTCCGGCAGGAGGCGCTGGCCGCCGCCCGGCTCTGCCACCCGCACATCACCGGCGTCTACGACTTCGGTGAGGCGCTGCTCACCGACCAGCGGCTGACCGTCCCCTACGTGGTGATGGAGCTGAACGACGGCGAGTCGGTCGGCGCCCGGATCGGCCGGCAGGGCTCGCTGGACTGGCGCGAGGCCGTGATGGTCTGCGCCGAGGTCGCCTCGGCGCTCGCCACCGCACACGCCCGCGGCGTCGTGCACCGGGACGTCACCCCGGCCAACGTGATGCTCACCGGCTCCGGCGCCAAGGTGGTCGACTTCGGCATCTCGGCGGTGGTCGGCCAGCGGGACGCCGGCCCGGACGGCAGCCTGCTCGGCACCCCCGCCTATCTGGCCCCGGAACGGCTCGCCGGCGCCCAGGTCTCCGCGGCCACCGACGTGTACGCCCTCGGCCTCCTGCTCTACCGCGCCCTCACCGGCCGGATGCCGTGGCCCGCCGAGAGCACCGCCGAGGCCCTGCGCGCCCACCTGTACGCCGACCCCGACCCGGTCCCGGACCTCCCCGGCATGCCGCCCGCCGTCGCCGACCTGTGCCTGCGCTGCCTCGCCAAGGACCCGGCCGACCGCCCGCCCTCGGCTGAACTCGCCCGCGCCCTGGCCGCCACCGTCGGGGTCCGCCCGATCATCCCGCCGCTGCGTCCGGGCGAGCTGTCCACAGTTCCGGCCGTCCCGGCCGCCCGGGGCGTGGCCCCCGCACCCGCCGACGGCAAGGGCCGCCTCGGCGGCACCCAGGTCCTCAAGCTGCGACTCCGCGCCGGCCTGCGGATCGGCGCCCTGCTCCGGCTGGGCCGGGTGCGGCCGCTGGGCGGCGGCGTCTTCGTCGGCTCCCGGCCGCGCCGCAACCGCCCGGCGGCGGCACGGAACCGGCTGTCGGCGGTCGCCGCCCTGGCCAGCGTGGTCCTGCTGGCCGGCAGCGCACTCAGCTGGTCGGCCCGGCGGGAGGCCGCCGACGCCGGCCGCTCCAGCGCCTCGGCCGCCGGTCCCGCCTCGGGCGGCGGCGCGGTGCAACGGGTCCGCTGCGCCGTCCGTTACCAGGTAAGGCGCGACTCGGGCGGCACCTTCGAGGCGCGACTGACCGTGCAGACGACCGGCGGCACGAACGGCTGGCGCGTCGACTTCTCCTTCCCCGGCGGTCAGCGGCTGGCCGGCACGCCGAAGTCGGTCGCCCAGCGCGGCCGGCACGTCATGATCCATGGCCAGGGCCGGAGCCGGGTGGTCACGCTGCGCGGCGGCTACCGGGAGCGCAACCCGCTGCCGCTCTCGTTCGCCATGAACGGGCACCCGTGCCGGGCCGAGGTGCTCGGCAGCGTCAGCGAACCGGCCCCGGTCGCGGACGACTCGGTGAGCGCGGCCTCGGCCGAGGACCGCCCCGGCCCCGAGGAGACCATCCGCAAACGCAAGCGCCCGTCGTCGCGGCCCGGCACCGGCTCCCGCAAGCCGCAGCCGCCACCGCCACCGGCCGGCCGCTCGCAACCGCCCCCGGCCAAACGCGGCGGTGGCTTCTCTCTCGCTCTCTGA
- a CDS encoding SDR family NAD(P)-dependent oxidoreductase, translated as MTRLAVVTGGGTGIGRATAGMLAGEGYDVIIVGRRPEVLADAVKWIGPQASAITADAADPAQIPAVVDAIAGRAVDVLVNNAGAFIGGDEDSLDAVAARWRANLDSNVLTAVLMTTALLPLLRRPGGKIILTSSIAAQRGGGGPYSAAKAALHGYVLDLATKLGAEGITANVISPGYITDSEFFDGRMTAEGHASRVDASLLKRAGEPSDIAEAVRWLTGPGGGFVTGQIINVNGGTVLGR; from the coding sequence ATGACAAGACTGGCAGTGGTCACCGGTGGTGGCACCGGAATCGGCCGGGCGACGGCCGGCATGCTCGCGGGCGAGGGTTACGACGTGATCATCGTGGGGCGGCGTCCCGAGGTGCTCGCGGACGCGGTGAAATGGATCGGCCCGCAGGCCTCGGCGATCACCGCGGACGCCGCCGACCCGGCACAGATCCCCGCGGTGGTCGACGCGATCGCCGGCCGCGCGGTGGACGTCCTGGTCAACAACGCCGGCGCGTTCATCGGCGGCGACGAGGACAGCCTCGACGCGGTCGCCGCGCGCTGGCGGGCGAACCTCGACTCCAACGTGCTCACCGCCGTGCTGATGACCACGGCGCTGCTGCCGCTGCTCCGCCGCCCGGGCGGCAAAATCATCCTGACCAGCTCGATCGCGGCCCAGCGGGGCGGCGGCGGGCCCTACTCCGCGGCCAAGGCCGCCCTGCACGGGTACGTGCTGGACCTCGCCACCAAGCTTGGCGCCGAGGGCATCACGGCCAACGTGATCTCGCCCGGATACATCACCGACAGCGAGTTCTTCGACGGCCGGATGACCGCGGAAGGGCACGCCTCGCGGGTCGACGCGTCGCTGCTGAAGCGGGCCGGCGAGCCGTCGGACATCGCCGAGGCGGTGCGCTGGCTGACCGGTCCGGGCGGCGGCTTCGTCACCGGTCAGATCATCAACGTCAACGGCGGGACCGTCCTGGGTCGCTGA
- a CDS encoding RecQ family ATP-dependent DNA helicase: MTETTRNTAGAAERASVRERAEEVLRRLAGEHARLREDQWRAIEALTVDRRRVLCVQRTGWGKSAVYFVATALLRAAGSTGPTVIVSPLLALMRNQVDAAARAGIRARTINSANLEEWSEIEQEVRAGTVDVLLISPERLNNPDFRDNVLPGLAHSTGLLVVDEAHCVSDWGHDFRPDYRRLRTFLGGLPASTPVLATTATANARVTADVADQLGDALVLRGPLDRDSLRLAVLRLPDPAHRLAWLADHLERLPGSGIVYTLTVAGATEAADFLRSRGFAVATYTGKVEDAERRAAEQDLLDNKIKALVATSALGMGFDKPDLGFVVHLGAPNSPIAYYQQVGRAGRAVEHAEVVLLPGPEDAAIWRYFASLAFPPEEQVRAVLTQLSAERPLSTQALEPLVDLRRNRLELLLKVLDVDGAVRRTRGGWLATGEPWTYDTARLRRVAEARDTEQQTMLEYAVTPTCRMEFLRRCLDDPEAAPCGRCDNCAGPLFDADVSSGSLAAAEAFLGRPGVEVAPKKMWPTGMAAVGISLKGKIGPAEQIEPGRAVGRLSDLGWGARLRGVVGPDAPDAPIPAELAAAVVEVLKAWARGDDAWSQRPAGVVAIGSRRHPQLVHSLADHIATIGRLPLLGSLPSTRSGADTFRGNSAQRVRALHDAFPVPPDLAAAVSAHPGPLLLVDDLVDSGWTMTLAGRVLRRSGADAVLPLALAVAG, from the coding sequence GTGACCGAGACGACGCGAAACACGGCCGGAGCGGCTGAGCGGGCGAGTGTGCGGGAGCGCGCCGAGGAGGTGCTGCGCCGGCTCGCCGGCGAGCACGCGAGACTGCGTGAGGATCAGTGGCGCGCCATCGAGGCGCTCACCGTGGACCGCCGGCGGGTGCTCTGCGTGCAGCGCACCGGCTGGGGCAAGTCGGCGGTCTACTTCGTGGCCACCGCCCTGCTGCGGGCCGCCGGCTCCACCGGCCCCACGGTGATCGTGTCCCCGCTGCTCGCCCTGATGCGTAACCAGGTGGACGCGGCCGCCCGGGCCGGCATCCGCGCCCGCACCATCAACTCGGCAAATCTCGAGGAGTGGTCCGAGATCGAGCAGGAGGTCCGGGCCGGCACGGTCGACGTGCTGCTGATCAGCCCCGAGCGGCTGAACAACCCCGACTTCCGCGACAACGTGCTTCCCGGCCTGGCGCACAGCACCGGCCTGCTGGTGGTCGACGAGGCGCACTGTGTCTCGGACTGGGGTCACGACTTCCGGCCGGATTATCGGCGACTGCGGACCTTCCTCGGTGGACTCCCGGCCAGCACCCCGGTGCTCGCCACCACCGCGACCGCCAACGCGCGGGTCACCGCCGACGTCGCCGACCAGCTCGGCGACGCCCTGGTGCTGCGCGGCCCGCTGGACCGTGACTCGCTGCGCCTCGCGGTGCTCCGGCTACCCGACCCGGCGCACCGGCTGGCCTGGCTCGCCGACCACCTCGAGCGGCTGCCCGGCTCCGGCATCGTCTACACACTGACCGTCGCCGGCGCGACCGAGGCGGCTGACTTCCTGCGCTCCCGCGGGTTCGCCGTCGCGACCTACACCGGCAAGGTCGAGGACGCCGAGCGCCGAGCCGCCGAGCAGGACCTGCTGGACAACAAGATCAAGGCGCTGGTGGCCACCTCCGCGCTCGGCATGGGCTTCGACAAGCCGGATCTCGGCTTCGTCGTCCACCTGGGCGCGCCGAATTCACCGATCGCCTATTACCAGCAGGTCGGCCGGGCCGGCCGGGCCGTCGAGCACGCCGAGGTGGTGCTGCTGCCCGGCCCGGAGGACGCGGCGATCTGGCGTTATTTCGCCTCGCTCGCCTTCCCGCCGGAGGAGCAGGTGCGGGCGGTGCTGACCCAGCTCTCCGCCGAGCGGCCGCTGTCCACCCAGGCCCTGGAGCCGCTCGTCGACCTGCGTCGCAACCGGTTGGAGCTGCTGCTCAAGGTGCTCGACGTGGACGGCGCGGTGCGTCGCACGCGCGGCGGCTGGCTCGCCACCGGCGAGCCGTGGACCTATGACACCGCCCGGTTGCGGCGCGTCGCCGAGGCCCGCGACACCGAGCAGCAAACCATGCTTGAGTACGCAGTGACCCCCACCTGCCGGATGGAGTTCCTCCGCCGGTGTCTCGACGACCCGGAGGCGGCGCCCTGCGGCCGGTGTGACAACTGCGCCGGCCCGCTCTTCGACGCCGACGTGTCGTCCGGTTCGCTGGCCGCCGCCGAGGCGTTCCTCGGCCGGCCCGGCGTGGAGGTCGCGCCGAAAAAGATGTGGCCCACCGGCATGGCCGCCGTCGGCATCTCGCTGAAAGGCAAGATCGGCCCCGCCGAGCAGATCGAGCCCGGCCGGGCCGTCGGCCGCCTCTCCGACCTGGGCTGGGGCGCGCGCCTGCGCGGCGTGGTCGGCCCGGACGCGCCGGACGCGCCGATCCCGGCCGAGCTGGCCGCCGCGGTTGTCGAGGTTCTCAAGGCCTGGGCCCGGGGCGACGACGCCTGGTCCCAGCGCCCGGCCGGCGTCGTCGCCATCGGCTCCCGCCGTCATCCACAGCTTGTCCACAGCCTCGCCGACCACATCGCAACGATCGGCCGCCTGCCGTTACTCGGCAGCCTGCCCTCGACCCGCTCCGGGGCGGACACCTTCCGGGGCAACAGCGCCCAACGGGTCCGCGCCCTGCACGACGCCTTCCCGGTCCCGCCCGACCTGGCCGCCGCCGTGTCCGCTCACCCCGGCCCGCTGCTCCTGGTCGACGACCTGGTCGACTCCGGCTGGACGATGACCCTGGCGGGCCGAGTCCTCCGCAGGTCCGGGGCCGACGCCGTCCTCCCGCTCGCCCTCGCGGTGGCCGGCTGA
- a CDS encoding GNAT family N-acetyltransferase — translation MGNRERNGYVLTDDATRVDVDRVHRWLDEESYWATGRSHELVSRSIAGSVPYSVLAGDEQVAFARVVTDGATFAWVCDVFVDQAHRGRGLGGWLVDSIVEDMTARGILRLLLATRDAHEVYRRSGFTPLEGASRYMELDRRPTRNAILAHPDLAHPDLARP, via the coding sequence GTGGGAAACCGCGAGCGCAACGGCTACGTCCTGACCGACGACGCGACCCGGGTCGACGTCGATCGAGTGCACCGCTGGCTGGACGAGGAGTCCTACTGGGCCACCGGCAGATCGCACGAGCTGGTCAGCCGCTCGATCGCCGGCTCCGTGCCCTACTCGGTCCTCGCCGGTGACGAGCAGGTCGCCTTCGCCCGGGTGGTCACCGACGGCGCCACCTTCGCCTGGGTCTGCGACGTCTTCGTCGACCAGGCACACCGCGGCCGCGGCCTGGGCGGCTGGCTCGTCGACAGCATCGTCGAGGACATGACCGCCCGCGGCATCCTCCGCCTCCTGCTCGCCACCCGCGACGCCCACGAGGTGTACCGCCGCTCCGGCTTCACCCCTCTCGAAGGCGCCTCCCGCTACATGGAGCTCGACCGCCGCCCCACTCGGAACGCCATCCTCGCCCACCCTGACCTCGCCCACCCTGACCTCGCCCGGCCCTGA
- a CDS encoding metal-sensitive transcriptional regulator, whose translation MSDEPTPQHGPHGYSGDKAALVSRLRRIEGQIRGLQRMVDEDTYCIDVLTQISAAKSALQAVAVGLLEDHLAHCVVDAARAGDPSAKVKEASDAIARLIKS comes from the coding sequence ATGTCCGACGAGCCGACTCCGCAGCACGGACCGCATGGTTACTCCGGGGACAAGGCGGCCCTGGTCAGCCGCCTGCGCCGGATCGAGGGGCAGATCCGCGGCCTGCAGCGGATGGTCGACGAGGACACCTATTGCATCGACGTCCTGACCCAGATCTCCGCGGCGAAAAGCGCGTTGCAGGCGGTCGCGGTCGGCCTGCTGGAGGACCACCTGGCCCACTGCGTGGTGGACGCGGCCCGGGCCGGCGACCCCTCCGCCAAGGTCAAGGAGGCGTCCGACGCGATCGCCCGGTTGA